A single genomic interval of Phycisphaerae bacterium harbors:
- the purL gene encoding phosphoribosylformylglycinamidine synthase subunit PurL yields MNVWRIEVSRLGGSGDPHAQGVLHELADFGISGVRNVEHRRVFLITSDAPRERIEGLATRLLADAVHERVEIWCDSPGFAGEADGRVVMEVSPKPGVMDPVALSTQQAIRQLGIEAADVRTARMYFFEGNLNQEQKALIASRIIANDCIEQVVFGSTGAQPAVEVPDHRFQVRHVPIRDLDEKGLMELSKASDLFLNLTEMRTIQEYYRRIGREATDVEIEMVAQTWSEHCGHKTFRSDVDYQGPEGRRKIKNLLKSTVFRATKELNRPWCISVFKDNAGIIEFDETYGVCFKVETHNHPSAIEPYGGASTGIGGVIRDPLGAGLGAKPVANTDVFCFARPDYELKDLPAGVLHPRKVLKGVVSGVRDYGNRMGIPTVNGAIWFDDRFLGNPLVYCGNIGLIPRDKCFKAAKPGDLVVVVGGRTGRDGIHGATFSSGELTDRSDQEFSHAVQIGNAITEKKVTDVILQARDWPSGTLYSAITDCGAGGLSSAVGEMGAEIGAEIDLDKVPLKYEGLRYDEIWISEAQERMVLAVPPAQWPQLKAICDAEDVEATAIGEFRSDRKLILRYQGTAVGELEMEFLHEGDPKTVKQARWQPKQHSEPQGDCPDCGRMLHNLLGHLNIASKQWVIRQYDHEVQGGSVVKPLVGVTNEGPGDAAVIQPILSSSKGLAIGCGINPNYGEVDPYWMAACCIDEAIRNVVAVGGDPSRCAILDNFCWGSCEDPEKMGSFVRTAQGCYAAAKALGAPFVSGKDSLNNEFITESGERIAIPGTLLISAMALVNDIHRCVTMDLKRPGNVIYLIGRTKAELGGSHYWSILGHLGNSVPKVDFKEARLIYKNMHRLIERGLVRSCHDCSEGGLAVALAEMAFAGGWGLDVALAELAERSKIERIDELIFSESPTRLVVEVAPAHEREFLRVAARIPVCRLGVVTDSPQVRMVDASGRQLLCEPIEGLKNSWQGGMRLG; encoded by the coding sequence ATGAACGTTTGGCGGATTGAAGTATCGCGTCTGGGCGGATCGGGCGACCCCCACGCCCAGGGCGTTTTGCACGAGCTGGCCGATTTCGGCATCAGCGGCGTCAGGAACGTCGAGCACCGGCGGGTCTTTCTGATCACTTCCGACGCGCCTCGCGAGCGGATCGAAGGACTGGCGACCCGCCTGCTGGCCGACGCGGTCCACGAGCGGGTGGAGATCTGGTGCGATTCGCCGGGCTTTGCCGGCGAGGCCGACGGCCGGGTGGTGATGGAAGTTAGCCCCAAGCCTGGAGTTATGGACCCGGTGGCCCTTTCGACGCAGCAGGCGATCCGCCAGCTCGGCATCGAGGCCGCCGACGTGCGGACGGCGCGGATGTACTTTTTTGAGGGGAATCTTAACCAGGAGCAGAAGGCCCTGATCGCCTCGCGGATCATCGCCAACGACTGCATCGAGCAGGTCGTCTTCGGTTCGACCGGGGCTCAGCCGGCGGTGGAGGTGCCCGATCACCGTTTCCAGGTCCGCCACGTGCCGATCCGCGACCTGGACGAGAAGGGCCTGATGGAGCTCTCGAAGGCTTCGGACCTGTTCCTGAACCTGACCGAGATGCGGACGATCCAGGAGTACTATCGTCGGATCGGCCGGGAGGCCACCGACGTCGAAATCGAAATGGTCGCCCAGACCTGGTCCGAGCACTGCGGCCACAAGACCTTCCGTAGCGATGTGGACTATCAGGGGCCCGAAGGCCGCCGGAAGATCAAGAATCTGTTGAAATCGACGGTTTTTAGGGCGACCAAGGAGTTGAACCGCCCGTGGTGCATCAGCGTGTTCAAGGACAACGCGGGCATCATCGAGTTCGATGAGACGTACGGCGTGTGCTTCAAGGTCGAGACCCACAACCATCCCTCGGCGATCGAGCCCTACGGCGGGGCGTCGACGGGGATCGGCGGGGTGATCCGCGATCCGCTGGGGGCGGGGCTGGGGGCCAAGCCGGTGGCCAATACGGATGTATTCTGTTTTGCCAGGCCGGATTACGAGCTCAAGGATCTGCCCGCCGGCGTGCTGCACCCGCGGAAGGTGCTCAAGGGCGTGGTCTCGGGCGTCCGCGACTACGGCAACCGGATGGGCATCCCCACCGTCAACGGGGCGATCTGGTTCGACGACCGGTTCCTGGGCAACCCGCTGGTCTACTGCGGCAACATCGGCCTGATCCCCAGGGACAAGTGCTTCAAAGCCGCCAAACCGGGCGACCTGGTGGTCGTGGTGGGCGGACGGACGGGGCGCGACGGCATTCACGGAGCCACGTTCAGCTCGGGCGAGCTGACCGACCGATCGGACCAGGAGTTCTCGCACGCTGTCCAGATCGGCAACGCCATCACGGAAAAGAAGGTGACGGACGTGATCCTCCAGGCCCGCGACTGGCCAAGCGGCACGCTCTATAGCGCCATCACCGACTGCGGCGCCGGCGGCCTCTCGAGCGCGGTGGGCGAGATGGGGGCGGAGATCGGGGCCGAGATCGACCTCGATAAGGTGCCGCTGAAGTACGAGGGGCTCCGGTACGACGAGATCTGGATCAGCGAGGCCCAGGAGCGGATGGTGCTGGCGGTTCCGCCGGCCCAGTGGCCGCAACTCAAGGCGATCTGCGACGCTGAGGACGTCGAGGCGACCGCGATCGGCGAGTTCCGCAGCGACCGGAAGCTGATCCTCCGCTATCAGGGCACAGCGGTCGGCGAGTTGGAGATGGAGTTCCTGCACGAGGGCGATCCCAAGACGGTCAAGCAGGCCCGCTGGCAGCCCAAACAGCACTCCGAGCCCCAGGGCGATTGCCCGGATTGCGGGCGGATGCTCCATAACCTGTTGGGACACCTGAACATCGCGAGTAAGCAGTGGGTGATCCGCCAGTACGACCACGAGGTCCAGGGCGGTTCGGTGGTCAAACCCCTGGTGGGCGTGACCAACGAAGGGCCGGGCGACGCGGCGGTGATCCAGCCGATCCTGTCCTCGTCCAAGGGGTTGGCCATCGGCTGCGGGATCAACCCGAACTACGGCGAGGTCGACCCGTACTGGATGGCGGCGTGCTGCATCGACGAGGCGATCCGCAACGTGGTGGCGGTCGGTGGCGATCCGAGCCGCTGCGCGATTTTGGATAACTTCTGTTGGGGCAGTTGCGAGGATCCGGAGAAGATGGGGTCTTTCGTGAGGACGGCCCAGGGCTGCTATGCGGCGGCCAAGGCGCTGGGAGCGCCGTTCGTCTCGGGCAAGGACTCGCTGAACAACGAGTTCATCACGGAAAGCGGCGAGCGGATCGCCATTCCGGGGACGCTGCTGATCAGTGCGATGGCGCTGGTCAACGACATCCACCGGTGCGTGACGATGGACCTCAAGCGTCCGGGCAATGTGATATATCTCATTGGTCGGACCAAAGCCGAGTTGGGCGGGTCGCACTACTGGTCGATCCTGGGTCACCTGGGCAATTCGGTGCCGAAAGTGGACTTCAAGGAGGCGCGGCTCATCTATAAGAACATGCACCGGCTGATCGAACGGGGCCTGGTGCGAAGCTGCCACGACTGTTCGGAGGGCGGGTTGGCGGTGGCGCTGGCGGAGATGGCGTTTGCCGGCGGATGGGGGCTGGACGTGGCGCTTGCGGAGCTGGCTGAGCGGTCGAAGATCGAGCGGATCGATGAGCTGATCTTCAGCGAGTCGCCGACCCGGCTGGTGGTCGAAGTGGCCCCGGCGCACGAGCGGGAGTTCCTGCGGGTGGCGGCGCGGATTCCGGTCTGTCGGCTGGGGGTGGTGACGGACTCGCCGCAGGTGCGGATGGTGGATGCCAGCGGCCGACAGCTCCTGTGCGAGCCGATCGAGGGCCTAAAAAACAGTTGGCAGGGTGGAATGCGTCTGGGATAA
- a CDS encoding thioredoxin fold domain-containing protein: MTEQSGSTRNLMLTALTVIVGAAAILLVVRWSAPTAQSVLGPGMALEQAVEQASAEGKPIYMEFYADWCVYCTEFEREVLIDPEVRQVLQQVVVARIDLDANAELAENFGIPGPPSGVLAAVHDGHLHPVARHVGAMDKEDFVEFIGRGMERVGRAAHGPTTQSTTTQEHRSHE; this comes from the coding sequence ATGACGGAACAAAGCGGTTCGACGCGAAACCTGATGCTGACGGCGCTAACGGTGATCGTGGGCGCAGCGGCGATCCTGCTGGTCGTCCGGTGGTCCGCGCCGACGGCGCAGAGCGTGCTGGGGCCGGGCATGGCCCTCGAGCAGGCGGTCGAACAGGCGTCGGCTGAGGGCAAGCCGATTTACATGGAGTTTTACGCGGACTGGTGCGTGTACTGCACCGAGTTCGAGCGGGAGGTCTTGATCGATCCGGAGGTGCGCCAGGTCCTCCAGCAGGTCGTGGTGGCCCGGATCGACCTGGACGCGAACGCGGAGTTGGCGGAGAACTTCGGCATCCCCGGCCCGCCGTCGGGCGTGCTGGCGGCGGTGCATGACGGCCATCTGCACCCGGTGGCCCGCCACGTGGGCGCGATGGACAAGGAGGACTTCGTGGAATTCATCGGGCGCGGCATGGAGAGGGTCGGGCGGGCGGCCCACGGGCCGACCACCCAGAGCACTACCACACAGGAGCATCGGAGTCACGAATGA
- a CDS encoding exo-alpha-sialidase, which yields MDVKITREIPLEEVNEAFCWFHPRAAAIPGAGRDGQPRVVMVLSRHMDADDHYSGLWYMTSDDLGRSWAGPFEPAALAASEDEPGIHSSFHDVTPGWHAAARTVLAIGTKTSYAADGSHANDKPGRIRTCYAVYDAAADAWSPIHDLALPKGGIFDLAASGACQWVEREDGTVLAPVYYPVPAGRPGKGYGVVVLECGFDGRTLSYRRCGNEIVRDEAAGFTESSLVRYRGRYYLTLRGEVDVNGYVGVSDDGLNFARIAPWTFDDGTPLGSVNTQQHWLAHPEGLFLCYTRSGADNDDIPRSRAPLFMARVDVERLCVIRATERVLIPNRGLMLGNFGAGPISPSESWVTDAEFLWLRAGYKPTDRGGNGSVWIARVGWPTPNAYAPA from the coding sequence ATGGACGTCAAAATCACCCGTGAGATTCCTCTTGAGGAGGTCAACGAGGCGTTCTGCTGGTTTCATCCGCGGGCGGCGGCGATTCCCGGCGCGGGTCGCGACGGGCAACCGCGGGTGGTGATGGTGCTAAGCCGCCACATGGACGCGGACGATCATTACTCCGGCCTGTGGTACATGACCAGCGACGACCTGGGGCGCAGTTGGGCCGGACCGTTCGAGCCGGCGGCCCTGGCGGCGAGCGAGGACGAGCCGGGCATCCATTCGTCGTTTCACGACGTGACGCCCGGCTGGCACGCGGCGGCGCGGACGGTGCTGGCGATCGGGACCAAAACGTCGTACGCGGCGGACGGCTCGCACGCCAACGACAAGCCGGGGCGTATCCGAACGTGCTACGCGGTCTATGACGCGGCGGCCGACGCGTGGAGTCCGATCCACGACCTGGCGCTTCCGAAGGGCGGGATTTTCGACCTGGCGGCCAGCGGAGCGTGCCAGTGGGTGGAGCGCGAGGATGGGACGGTGCTGGCGCCGGTGTACTATCCGGTTCCGGCCGGCCGGCCGGGCAAGGGGTACGGCGTGGTGGTGCTCGAATGCGGGTTCGACGGACGGACGTTGAGCTATCGGCGGTGCGGCAACGAGATCGTCCGCGACGAGGCGGCTGGGTTCACCGAGAGTTCGCTCGTCCGCTATCGCGGCCGGTATTACCTGACGCTGCGCGGCGAGGTGGACGTCAACGGGTACGTGGGCGTCAGCGACGACGGATTGAACTTCGCGAGGATCGCGCCGTGGACGTTCGACGACGGGACGCCCTTGGGCAGCGTCAACACGCAGCAGCACTGGCTGGCCCATCCGGAGGGCCTGTTTCTCTGCTACACGCGAAGCGGGGCGGACAACGACGATATCCCGCGTTCGCGGGCTCCGTTGTTCATGGCGCGGGTGGACGTCGAGCGTCTGTGCGTGATCCGCGCGACGGAGCGCGTGCTGATCCCGAATCGCGGATTGATGCTGGGCAACTTCGGGGCCGGACCGATCAGCCCGTCGGAGTCATGGGTGACGGACGCTGAGTTCCTCTGGCTCCGCGCCGGCTACAAACCCACCGACCGCGGCGGCAACGGCAGCGTCTGGATCGCCCGCGTCGGCTGGCCCACGCCGAACGCGTACGCGCCGGCGTGA
- a CDS encoding DUF1328 domain-containing protein — MLGWTILFLVIALIAAALGFTGVAGAAAGIAKILFFIFLVVFVVLLILGLFGGRAAP; from the coding sequence TTGTTAGGTTGGACCATTTTATTCCTGGTGATCGCGTTGATCGCCGCGGCCCTGGGGTTTACCGGGGTGGCCGGCGCCGCTGCGGGGATCGCCAAGATCCTGTTCTTCATCTTTTTGGTGGTGTTCGTCGTCCTGCTCATTCTTGGGCTGTTCGGCGGGCGCGCCGCGCCGTAG